The DNA segment TGTTCCATTACACCCAGTGACAAATCTCCTATTGGTTTTAATGACCGCCTTAAGGATTGTACCTTAAGGGGACAATCACATGGCACATTTCGGCAACAAGTGTTCCTGCAACTCAGCTGGCTTTCTGCCAACAGCACTGAGGCAGCATGGGGAAAATGGGTACCTGACTTTCCCCAAACCATTTAACCTGGTTCTGCActgcaaaaaaaattattacCAAGAATTGCCGTTACCAAGTTGTGGATCATGGAAAACCTGACTGTAGTTGTGTGAGGTCTacagaattaaaaaataaaacttttggTTTGCCCTTATCTATGACCTATGATCAATGGCAAAAATTGCAAGGCATCTCCTATCCAGACTCATAGTAAATGCTTTAATTAGGTTCTTTGCCACCAACCTATCTCAAGGTGGACCTTCACTGCTGTCTTCTATCTTCTCCCAGTTTATTCTCCTAAACCATTTCAATAAAAATGCAGTCAAAATGTTTACTGTGTGTGTACCACGGCCACAGAGATCTTTTTTTTAACCCTTCACTTTTTTCTTTCAATTCAGCGACAGCTCACTCACTGTCTGCTATACAAGCTGGTGTTTGTACCGTAGAGTATGCCCAAATTTTCTCAGTGTCCCATTTGTGACTCTTCTTCTGACAGTCTGAGTTTTCCTCTGATTGTGTATTCAGCTCTTCTAAGTATCAAGATTTCTTTGTAGTGCTTCCTTTGTGATCCTAAACCTGCAAAAAGAACTAAACTTTCAGTATAAAAGTATAATatttcgcttcaggttacagactccgctaacccagaaatagtacatcgggttaagaactttgcttcaggatgagaacagaaattgtgctccggtggcgtggcaacagcaagaggtcccattagctaaagtgttgcttcaggttaagaacagtttcaggttaagaacggacttccagaacgaattaagttcttaaaccgaggtaccactgtatatggactcCAGTTATTTGCCTACCCTCacttgctggatcatcaccttgtcgtggtgagtgggcttgcatgttcctctgacccttgtgagcgaagctgtTGGGAGTctcatactcccagcagggtcacgcaaggcagtaaggtcaaaggggaggagctggacaaagaatgatccaagaagtcctcaacggcagaacaggtgGATGAGAACAAGGGGTAtattacaatggctgtgaaggcggatgaaggctgcagcataTAAGAATCTGCCGGTCATCgtgatactcatgccatcggaatagagccttactgcgaagactgtgtgttggtcagtgtgcactgatctacacacataaaacagatTCACTCACAGgagtcttccaaaaacccatcccaaagaAGGCACCACTGGCAAACtttcaactcccacctggaaacctatgtccccactgtggaaggatgtgtggatccagaattggcctccacacagtcacttacagaacCACTGTTAAAACTGGGTTTATGGAAGAcatactcggctatgagtgattgcaaaagaaaaagaagaagaagaagaagaagaagaagaagaagaagaagaagaagaagaaaaggaggaggaggaatttgcatACCACAATATAGGATTGACGTGCAGTCATAGACATACACACAGTTCATGCCTGGTTTCAGAGGGCTTAAATGGAGGATATCCATGGGTGTATGTTGCTACATACATGGAGCCCCTTCTCAGGCATGATGAATGTATGTTGAATGGGGGCAGGGCTAATCCACATGACCCTGTgatacccccaccccacacatgtTCTCTGAAGGTTTTTTGGAGTGGTTGTATGAACTCCCTTGCGCAAAGCTTGTAATCTCCCAGAGTTCTCTAAAATTTGAATTAATTTCAACCGGGCAAATAATATGGGCTTCAACCTCTATGTGCAATTCATTTCTATAATGAAAAATGATTGTAGATCAGGAGCAATGGAATCTgcagataaacacacacaaaaaaacttaaCGTGAAACAGACTCTGTGATTCTACTGCCCTTTGCCGTCTTCATATTTTTCTCTTTGTCATAATTTCCTTTGGCTTGAGTTAATAAAAATTGTTTCACATCTGCTGCCCCTTATAATCGTTTCCCTATAATTGGGTTATATGTTTGCCACCTTTGTGTGACATAATACCATCGCCGAGCAGTAAAGTGCATGTTATTACTTCAAAGAAGCCTTCCTTGCTGACAAGAATTAATTAGAATTCTAAATTGTTACGTAAGTCTTCTGTTCTGCAGTGGGAGCTTTAGTGAAATGATGGCAATGGATAATTAGCAGCCACTATTCTGTCTCTTCATTTTGGATAGTCCATAAAAGATTTGATGCTTCCTTTCcctgaaataaacaaaaacagcttCTGAACTGtcagaaaacaacagcagctctTGAAGGCTAATCATTAGCAGGCTTTGTCATGGACTTGTAATTGTTTCATGAATTCTGCTTCAATCAGGGAAAAATATGCTTAAGTgccaataaaaaaaaagtttttaagctATTATGAtcaacctctctctttctctacttTAAAAAAGTTTCCAGGCAGTCTCTATCTGTGCCTGTGACCAATGGGAGCAGCTATGAAAAGTGTGCCTCAGGAAGGAATGTATTCTCAGGCTAGAAAGGCCCTAGGGAGGTCCTTCTGCAAAAAGGGGTTGAGGATTTGTTAGACCCTGCCTGACATGGGAGGAGCAGGCCCTTGACATGGCATTGCTCCTGATGGATGCTCACTTTCCTGTCCGAAAAACAAAGATTCTCGCAGCCCCCAGCACTCCCAACTTCATAACTTTGAGGATGAACTCCTTCGAGGCCTGCAGCAAGGAATTGTGTGGTGCATTCTAAGGCGAACACACAGCAAAGGaaataatggatttttaaaaaaccccggcaTGAAGAGCTACCAAATGATTACAGAAATAAGCTCCCTTTTGCCATGTTTCATTTTAGAAATTGCCCACAGAACAAATCGCCACTTGAACCCTGAATTTTCTGATTAGATCGTGCATTTCCTCCATTCCACCCAAACTCTGTGTTCTCAAGGAATGTCCGGAATGTGGGGGATGCCACCGTGGTGCCTacaggttaaaggtaaagataaagggacccctgaccattaggtccagtcgtggctgactctggggttgcggcgctcatctcgctttattggccaagggagccggcgtacagcttccgggtcatgtggccagcatgactaagctgcttctggcgaaccagagcagcgcacggaaacaccgtttaccttcccgccagagcggtacctatttatctacttgcactttgacatgctttcgaactgctaggttggcaggagcagggaccgagcaacgggagctcaccccatcgcggggattcgaaccgccgaccttctgatcggcaagccctaggctctgtggtttaacccacagcgccacccgctcccttacACGTGCCCATAAAGGCCTTACCTGCCACCTGCAGGTATCTCTCCCCTTCCACCTCATGGAAATGAGGCTTGGAAGAAGCATTCCCTTGTAGCCCACAGGGTAAGTGGCAGTTGCGGTTTGTTTATTGCCTACAAGAGTTTCTCTGGGCCCAAAATGTTTGGCAGTCTCTGCCTTAAGAAATCCTTAACAGTTGAAATAGGAGATGGAGAACTTGTTACTGGATTCCAACACCCATCAGTTTGGCTAGTAGTCAGGGGATCTGTAgttcaacaagatctggaggaccacaggtttcacACCCAGTCATATATGTAGGAGTCCTTAGACTTGATCCCAACATTCTCCAAACGAGACATTTCCTGAAGCAGAGCTTGGAGTATCTTCTGCACAACACCAATACACTCTGTTCAAGATGTGTCATTGGAATGGTAAGGAGCTGGTTGTGTACCATTCTCAGGGAGGCAATAGAAAGGatatggagaaagagaaagagatataAATGTATGCAGATTCTCTGTTCATGGAAATCATTGTATTCACACATATAGCCCTCCCACTGATGTATgtttatgtatgtttgtgtgtgtgtgtgtgtgtgtgtaagtaacaaAGAAAGCTGCATGAATCCAGACAAAAGGATGCTATTTTGACTTTTTGCATCTGACACGAACACTTCTAAGACCACCAATGGATAGAGCAGAGATGATGCAGCAAAATGGTCTATTGTTTTGTAAATACTATGCACAATGCGACACTATTGGGTCCCTTATGGTTAACAGAAATAATAACAGTTCCTTTGACGAGACTTGCTGAGTTTCAAAATAAGCAGCGTTTATTTCGATAAAATTCACAATTCATATAAAAAGTATGAAATGATGCTCACACCATATCACTAAAGAGTAGTATGCAAGCAATGTCCATTCTCTCTCAGTCTGCTTACAGATCTGTATTTGGATCAGCTGGCTTTCATTGGTGGTTTATATTTTCACAGTGAAGAGCTACATTCTAGGAGTTTGAAAAATAAAGCGGCAATATACCCTCTACTGTATAAATAATGGTGTGTTCGATTTAACTCTTTTATAGCTTTTGCCGTAGAAGGAAAAAATCAACTAGTGCAGCAAACATATTCACTTTAGGAAAAGATTTGGGCCTTTTCAATCTTGGTTAATATTTCTCTACTTGTTCATTATGGCGTCGCTCAACTGAAGATCAAGTCTCCACTAGCAGGATGGGCAGATAAGCAATTTCCAGCAGTTTCCACTTCTTCTTCGCAGTCCTCCTGCATGCTCCTCTACTCCAGAGACCCTCCATAGTagtttggggagggggcgcaGGGGGCGGCAGGGCAAGGAGGAACAGCTGGAAATTTCTTACCTCCTCTGTTAGGAGGTATGTTGTCAGCTGCAAGATGCAGCTGGAAGAAACCCCGTGGCTGTAAACTGAATATTTAAGGAGTACACTTGGATACCTGAAGCTCTGTGTAAAAATGAACTTCCCCTATCCTCTTCATTTTGGGGAAATTCACTATAACAGAAAATATTTGCGCTTTGTCAGAAAGAAAGAGGACAAAGCTAAAATAATGTGCCGTAATATAGGGTCTCATCTCGTGCTGCAGTGCATGTaacagaacttcctctccctcttctgtcCCTTCCAGCCTCGGTGCACCCCCAAAATCAGCTCTAGGAGGTTGCGGGTAAGGATGGGCAAATTTGCAAATTgcaggttttttgggttttttaaaatccgtttctcattgttccaatcataaaaacataaaatgggcatgctggatcaggccaatggctcacccagtacagcatcctgttctcacagtggctggccaCTTCAGTTCTCCTCATATACACATGATTTTccgaatttgtttttttaaaagatacaagTCTCCCTAAAAAAAAtatcagcagcattttagtgcaaatttatcccaaTAGGTACATTTTTGGATGCAATTTCCCCACAGATAATGCATTTTTAGATGCCAGTTTCACTAAAATATGGATTTTAtacacactttaccccagtatatgaattttatgcacattacctggctggagaaatgcgttgcaaaattcagagaagtgtgcattttggaggatagctgtgttttggtccaTGTATTATTTCAGAAGTGCAAATTAGCTAAGTTTGCCTATAAATGTGAACTGCATCAAATCCCCCCTGATCCCCAGCAGTTTGGGGACCTCTAGAACAGAATTTGCGGACTCCATTTGGCTTAGTAGAAGATGCCCATGAACCAAAATATGGATGGGAACTTTAACTGAAATCagtttttaatttctttcaaTACAGCTGCAACATTTAATCCTGGTATGgcgaacctttggccctccatatgttcctgaactataactcccatcatccctgaccattcctagggctgatgggagttgtagttcagggacAAAGTTTCCAAATCCCTGATTTAATCAATCAGTAGCtatatttaaatttttttggcTGGATTAAAAAGCTGCCCCCAATAAACTGTGCATTTTAATGGttaattcctttaaaaagaaGTACTTATAAAAAAGATGTACATGGCAGGCTCATTCTTAGAAATGGCAGTCCTTCTGCGTCAGTCCATTAttttgaatgggtctactctgactgactAAATCAGATATCCTGAATGTTCAGAGTGACATATATTTGAGACTTACAACATGTAAACTAATTAATAACCTTAGTTGATAACAGAAGTGCAGGGAGGAACTTTTCATTTGAACACTCCCCAAGTTTCATTTCACTTTTCTTAACTTTAAATGAAAACACCAGTGCTGCTCACTATCAACagcaggaaataaatattttaaatgtattgttacACATGGTTTCTATGTGCACTATTTACCTTCTATGGATAATACCATCAGAACCACTCAACACATGACAACTGATACCACACATAGAACATATCATCAAGAAACATACATGGTTCAGTAGCTATTCTCATACAAGTAGACATCAGTTAACACGATGACATAACTTATGAGTTGCATTTGCAGAAAATATGCCACTGAAGATATTTTGCATTTGGTTCACTTTGCTTAATGCTGAAATTCATGTGTGATTGTTCACTGTTcgaagaaatgtaaagaaatgtatattaaaCCATCAGGGTCAATACGGTGCTTTAGTGCCAAACAAAGACACGAATGTGAAATTAAAAACGTTTCAATTTTCAAACCTGTGATTTTAATGGCTTGTGGCCTTTATCACTAATTTGAGTTAGCAAGGTGTATACTTCAgaaatttttaattattttctctGTGTGAATTTCCTGTGTTTGGGCACCCCCAGATCCTTTTTCATTGCACTTATTAATTCAATGATGAATGGCAACAAACTCAACTAATCAAGGGACGTTCTAGAGACAAGAAAACAAAGTGATCAAGTGATCCCTTATGTGCACAGTGACTCTGGCAGCTGCATAGAAGAGCTGTCCCATTCACGTTAGTAGAGGGGGTGCAGTAGAGCTCCAGGcctccactgaagtcaatgagtAAGTCACCAAGCAGAGAACATCCATTGAAGTGAATGTGGTTCCTGGAATCAGGATTGCTCTTCTTTGTTGGGTTTCCAAAGGAGGATAGATCAGCGTAGACTAAACATTTGCAATTTTCCACAAGTATCATGGAATTTTGAGTAGCTTACTACTACATGTTCCATAATAATACAGCTAGAAAAGCAGTCATGATTATGCTTTGAAATTTCAATACATCACATGAACAATATATTTCACAGCTTGTATCAATATAGGGTGATATTCCATGTTAGTCACACTTACAGTAGGcccatttaaataaatgggagttgaagtcacctaagaccattgattttaatgggtgtaCTCTGAATATGATTTAGTTGGCTTCTACCCACAAAATGTATATGATAGACAGTTTTGTAGTAACACTTTTTACACTAAATACAACAAAGAACACCACAAGATAAAAGAAACTACAGGTGTTACCATTTTGGTGTCACATTTATAGAACATGAAATTTAACTTTGGGTTCATTGAACGATGACAGTTCCTATATACAAAATGTGTAGAGGAAGATATTAAAGTAAATGTAAAGCCCACTAGAAACTCATATGCAGCTTTAGGCGATTACTAATTTCAGTGTCTCCAAGCAATGTTGTGGAATCACTAGCACAatgttaataaatatatatatattcattgagGCATAGTGTTTCCTGTACCACCAAGTGCTATCCTTTAGTAATTCAGTCTATTCTATCAATATATATTTATGATAAAGAACATTGAATCCAAGATTAGAGAAAATGATGCTCCGAGTCAGATGAAGCTTTATTAtacaataaatagaaataaataccTTTATTTACAACTTCAGCAAGCCATCATTTAAAAAGAATTCTgccagcagaaaagaaaagctttatttgggttggatccagacctgCCCTTCCCTGAACCGAAGGAGTCATTGCATTTTGGAAGGGACAGAGATCCAGCAGAGGAAAGGACTGAGGAGATTTTTGCCAATCTCTTCTCCCCAGCACCATCTTCCATGTTGTTCCAGGGGGTCACCGGCCTTCTAGAATAGCTTTTCAGCTGGCACAGTATCAGCAAAAGCTACCTCCTGCCTTCCTCCAGTGGGagagtctggatccagcccagactggggaaaaccttttctgcattcttggcAAATGTGTCATCCATTAACTCTGATGTGACGGGAACATGAAATTGAGAAGAAAAGTGTTCATGAGCATTGCCATTGTGGTGGTAGCTAATGAGCTATGCACATAGGACTACCCTTCTTATGCATTCACTGTCCTATATAGCAGCCATTGCTGTGGTCAGTCACACTTTCCTGAAGAACGGTGATCACAGAGATGGTTACCACCTCATGACATCTGCTGCCCAGTTTGATCCAACCTCCTCTGCTTTCTAGTCCTGTGTACTAACTGCATGATGAAATTCAGTAGTGTGAACAAGGGCtggcaacatcccccccccccaggtttctgTGTTTCCCCCTGAAGTACTACCCTCCCTCTGAAATTGAGTGGGCAGGGGACCATTTTGGGTTGAACTGGTTTGCTAGTTTTCCTTAGCAGTgggatccctctctctctctctctccctctctctctctctctctctcttaagccATAAAACTCTGCAATACTGCTGCCTGTGTTGGATGTAGCCATGGTgggctttctctcttcttttccccatCCATATTTCCTTTAGTCCTTTgattaaagcagcagcagtggtggggaaGTATTGTGGTAGCCACACCAAGAGCTCCACCCACTGCTACGTAAAAGCAAGAGAGTGTGCATGGTTTTGAGGAGAGGACGGCAATGGGATCCCACCACTGTTGCCAtaatcataggtaaaggtaaagggacccctgaccattaggaccagtcgtggccgactggggttgcggcactcatctcgctttattggccgagggagccggcgtacagcttccgggtcatgtggccagcatgactaagccgcttctggcgaaccagagcagcgcacggaaacgccatttaccttcccgccggagtggtacttatttatctatttgcactctgacatgcttttgaactgctaggttggcaggagctgggaccgagcaatgggagctcaccccatcgcggggatttgaactgctgaccttctgatcggcaagtcctaggctctgtggtttaacccacagcgccacccggatcCCTGCCATAATCATAGTTGGCTCTAAAAAagagagtgctgctgccagttgtAATGGTAAATGGCTCTCATGTCCCCCCAATGGCTCAGCCTCTACTATTTAGCAAGGAGGGAACTGTTCTCCTCGGGACTCTACATGAATATTGTGCTGGTGAGCTGGGGACGGCCAATTCATTGCCAATGAAGTGTGAATTGGCTTtatgttccactgaaatcagttgcTGTCCATCCTCACTGCTAAATGCAACCTCCATATTCTACCAAAGATTAAAGTAAGCTTACCCAACCTGGTGTCCAACAGATGTTGGAGACCACAagttccaccatccctgactatagGCTTtgctggtcagggctgatggaagttctaGGTTAGAACTGGAGGGATAGGGAAAGCTGTACTGAAGACTCAGCAGCAAGGCAAGGCTATCTCGATCTTGCTGTGATTGTGATCTTCCCAACAGCTGTTTGGTTGCCCAATGATGGAGACAGGCAGTCCAGCTGGAAGGATCCTAATCTGTTGTGACATTGACAGACAGCAAAGTTGCCTGTGATCCAGagcatatttaactttttttttaaagtaagactGGTAATGGGACATATGCATTATTTTCTTTCGATTGTACACAATATGTCTGTTTTACatatttaaaacaatgcaaagtaTATGCACACATATACAGCAATAAGGTGCATTGAAGACTTGTAACAGCTGCTGATGGGATATAAAGTAGATGCGTATAGTTTGCAATCAGTAAAATAAATCCATCTGATTTCAGTAGACATTGAACCTAGCAaaccacatttctttctttccatgaACACCAAATCAGTTGCATGGGAAAAAAATCCTGAAGTCATAGTGCAATCTGCTGTACTGCTTAAGGATGCATCAAGCCCAGGCACATCTACTAACTCCTTGCAGTGCCCACGTTGTATGTTTCATGAGCATAATGGCACATTTCAGGCAGTTGGCTGTGCTATAACACAACAAATGTACACAAGTCTAAAAAGTGTATGGAAGATTTGGGGGGGAGCTTCCCCCCCActctccattgttgttgttgttgttgttgttgtaaaaataGATCAGCATGTGCAAAAACCAGAGAAAGGAAATAGTGATGGTGAAATCTCAATCAGTCAAAGCTGTAGATGAAGGccaaatcagattttaaaaaattatgtataTCTGCAGTGATGGAAAAGGGGTGTGCCAAAGACATCAGCAAAACTTTGGTTTAATTGTGGTGAGGACAATACCAGTTTGGGGGGTGGACCaacatttgcaaaaaataaaaaataaattaagaatgCACCTAAGTACAAATTAAGCGTAGGATCCACTACAGGGGTCTGTGCATTCTACTTGTAGGATATATTCTGACCAATCAACTGAAATCTAGATAGTGCAGGCATGCCCAAACTGTTCCTATTGCCTGAGTTTATGAGGACCCAAATTCGCATGTGAATAAACTGTTTATGCATATTCACTGATTTGTCCTCAGTCTAAATCAGCAGTACTTCCTGGTTGACACACTTGACAAGAAGTCAGCCAGGAATTGCCCAGGGAGGAGATCCTGTTCCCAAAACATTGGAGCAAGTTTACACATATAAATTTCCTTAATGGATCAGTCCCACAGATACAAAAGGATGCTACATGGAGTAAAGCGTCACCACTCAGGATGATGTGCAAGATGGTCCACACTGGATTGGGTAAATTTGGTGAACTTTGACACCAATCACAAATCACTTCCTCACCCAATTCTTCTACACATATGGCCTCTACTCTCAAAACTCTTTAGGGCTCATATTATTGGAAGGAATATTTGTCTTATATAAACAACAAATAGATATAGTTCCACAGAAGTCAAGTGCTGAACATATATCTACAGAATGAAGCACTTTTCAATTACATTTAGAGCACAATTTTATGTGTTGCATTTAGTTGAAAAGGTAACAAGCGTAATCGGAAAACTGAAACATTTAACACATATGTGGTTTCATTCTACTTCAGATGTACACTCTTGCCTTATTTGAAAATTACCTCCAAATGTACGCTCATCCAAGTTTCCTACTGACACAAGAATGGACTTTATGGTGTATATATGTAAATGTAGCATAGGTAGATTTTGATTACAATCAAGTAGTACATATGAcatataaattcacattcttgAAAAACCTCGtgacttttgctttgctttcatcaGTCTGAAAACAGGCCTTTCTTATGTCTCCTGTGTAATAGGCCCCAAAAGGCAATGTCAGAGTTGCTTGTGCATGTTCAAAGCAAATCTCAGAGCCTTGATAGAATGAATTGGACCACACTTCCTAGCACATTTCAAGAGCTCTTCCACATACTATTGTCCCCCAAGCTTTAGGAAGGCAGGCTGATGGTGAATACCTCAGCTTACTTACTTTCATTAACATTTGCTGTAAACAACCAACAAACCTCTTCACAAGATGAAACGAGAGGCCACTGCTCAGTTTTAATAGGACAATGTGTCTCAGATGGTTAAACACTTAAAGCTGTGGTGGTTGGGACTCTGGGTGAACATCACTGTGCTGGCCAACTAGGTTGTGGAAAACGTGCACCGCCAAGTCCTCACTCAGTGTCCAAGAACCCATTTTTGGGGGCTGTTAGGATTAGGTTTTCCGAAGGCCGATAGGAAAGAGAGGACATCTTTGTCGTGAAACTAGCATGTCTGACATTGTGGGGGCTGTATTTCAGAAGTTGGAGGAAATATTTCCTGAAGTTCTTTCCAAAAAAGCCATAAAAGAGGGGATTGAGGCAGTTGTTAAAATACGCTAAGCAGATTGTGAAAGGCATGGCTGTATCCACAATGTCGATGATATTACAATCGGTGATCACACTGAGTTGAATCAGCACATCCAGAAAAGTGAATATTTGATGAGGAAcccaagaaaaaaagaagaagaggacaaTTGCAACAATCATCTTGAAAATATCATCGTTTCTGGTCTTGTTTTTCTGAATCTGGTATGCTTTCTTCAGGGCTTTCCAGATTAATATATAGCTTGTTAAAATGATCACAAAGGGGATCAAGAATCCCAGCATGTTTTTCGATAAGCCCAATCCAACTTTGAGTGTCGTGCCGTTGGTTGTGTTGGAGGGGGTCTGATACCGAAAAGCACATACTGTTATATTTTCATTTTCGATTAAGTATACGGTACGGTGGATAATCACAGGCAAGCTGGCAAGGGCCGCCATCAGCCAGATGATGATGCAAGTTACCCGGGCAACAAGCATCGTGCGCTGAAGCCGGGACTTCATTGGGTGCACGATTGCCAAGTAACGGTCAATGCTGAGGCACGTCAGGAGAAACACGCTGGCATACAGGTTGAAGGTTGCTGCAGCCGAAGCTAACTTGCACAAGCCACTGCCAAAAGGCCAGCGGTATTGCATGGCGGCATTGGCCGCCCACAGTGGCAAAGTCACGAGGAAACACAAATCAGCCAGAGCTAAATTGAACAGAAAGACACTTGCCACAGTTTTCAGCTTCATGAAGAAGTAAATAACAATCACCACCAAACTGTTTCCGAATATACctatgatgaagatgatggtgtAAACAGTTGGAACAACAATTAGCATGTAGTTGTGCCTTCCCAGTGAGGGGCAGTCCACGTGAATTCTTTTCACAGTCTCTTCTGTGGACATATTTAGGAGCATCTTGATAAGTTCAGGTAGAGGCtatttggaaaattaattccAGGCTCATCTGGGGAAGAAAAATGAGAATATTATCACTACTGTTttgcctttatatatatatttttgtgtgggGAAGGACTTGTTCAACAGTTTCTTAACAGCAATTATGGTAGATGTGTAATACTCTAACTACATTTTCATGAATTAAATTCCGTATTCCGGAGAAGCCTGCATTATGCTCTAAATATTTAACCTAG comes from the Podarcis muralis chromosome 6, rPodMur119.hap1.1, whole genome shotgun sequence genome and includes:
- the AGTR1 gene encoding type-1 angiotensin II receptor; this encodes MLLNMSTEETVKRIHVDCPSLGRHNYMLIVVPTVYTIIFIIGIFGNSLVVIVIYFFMKLKTVASVFLFNLALADLCFLVTLPLWAANAAMQYRWPFGSGLCKLASAAATFNLYASVFLLTCLSIDRYLAIVHPMKSRLQRTMLVARVTCIIIWLMAALASLPVIIHRTVYLIENENITVCAFRYQTPSNTTNGTTLKVGLGLSKNMLGFLIPFVIILTSYILIWKALKKAYQIQKNKTRNDDIFKMIVAIVLFFFFSWVPHQIFTFLDVLIQLSVITDCNIIDIVDTAMPFTICLAYFNNCLNPLFYGFFGKNFRKYFLQLLKYSPHNVRHASFTTKMSSLSYRPSENLILTAPKNGFLDTE